A portion of the Lolium rigidum isolate FL_2022 chromosome 1, APGP_CSIRO_Lrig_0.1, whole genome shotgun sequence genome contains these proteins:
- the LOC124672016 gene encoding 12-oxophytodienoate reductase 1-like has protein sequence MVAKEAMPLLTPHKLGQFDLSHRVVLAPLTRCRSYGSVPQPHAALYYSQRATKGGLLISEATDVSVTAKGYPETPGIWTQEQVEAWKPIVDAVHRKGALFFCQIWHVGRVSTNDYQPDGQAPISSTDKQITPEPDGRHDAEGGVVYSKPRRLQIDEIPAIIDDFRRAARNAIEAGFDGVEIHGAHGYLLEQFMKDSCNDRTDEYGGSLENRCRFAVEVIDAVVREVGAERVGIRLSPFVDYMDCYESDPHVLGAYMVQQLNKHQGFLYCHMVEPRMAIVDGRRQILHGLLPFRKAFNGTFIAAGGYDREEGNMVVANGYADLIAYGRLFLANPDLPTRFELGVPLNKYDRSTFYTQDPVVGYTDYPFHDGSTAE, from the exons ATGGTGGCGAAGGAGGCGATGCCGTTGCTGACGCCGCACAAGCTGGGGCAGTTCGACCTCTCCCACCGTGTGGTGCTCGCGCCTTTGACGCGGTGCCGCTCCTACGGCAGCGTGCCGCAGCCGCACGCGGCGCTCTACTACTCGCAGCGGGCGACCAAGGGCGGCCTCCTCATCTCCGAGGCCACCGACGTCTCTGTCACCGCGAAAGGATATCCTGAGACTCCAGGCATCTGGACGCAGGAGCAGGTTGAAGCTTGGAAACCCATCGTTGACGCCGTCCACCGGAAGGGAGCGCTCTTCTTCTGCCAGATTTGGCATGTCGGCAGGGTCTCCACAAACG ATTACCAGCCAGATGGCCAGGCGCCGATCTCCAGCACGGATAAGCAGATAACGCCTGAGCCTGATGGGCGGCACGACGCCGAGGGCGGCGTAGTGTACTCCAAGCCGCGGCGGCTTCAGATAGACGAAATCCCCGCGATCATCGATGACTTTAGGCGCGCTGCTCGGAACGCCATTGAGGCAGGCTTCGACGGCGTGGAGATCCATGGCGCACACGGGTACCTCTTGGAGCAGTTCATGAAAGACAGCTGCAATGACCGCACCGATGAGTACGGTGGCAGCCTCGAGAACCGATGCCGCTTTGCGGTTGAGGTGATTGATGCGGTTGTTCGTGAGGTGGGCGCGGAACGCGTGGGCATTAGACTGTCTCCTTTTGTGGACTACATGGATTGCTACGAGTCCGATCCACATGTCCTCGGTGCATACATGGTGCAGCAACTTAACAAACACCAGGGGTTCCTGTACTGCCACATGGTTGAACCTCGGATGGCCATTGTGGATGGCCGTCGGCAGATACTTCACGGGCTTCTACCCTTCAGGAAAGCATTCAACGGCACTTTCATTGCGGCCGGAGGGTACGATCGGGAGGAAGGCAACATGGTCGTCGCTAACGGCTATGCTGACCTTATCGCCTACGGGAGGCTCTTTCTGGCTAATCCGGATTTGCCAACGAGATTTGAGCTAGGTGTCCCCTTGAACAAGTACGACCGTTCCACCTTCTACACACAAGATCCCGTCGTTGGCTACACAGACTATCCTTTCCATGATGGCTCAACTGCTGAATAG